In Nitrospira sp., one DNA window encodes the following:
- a CDS encoding polysaccharide biosynthesis/export family protein, with amino-acid sequence MRTLFNWILVATAVCGVVGCTEKRVDYKVHLPEPSEFFLGPEDVLKVTVWKSPDLSGEVTIRPDGTITMPLIGDVPAAGLTANVLAKRIGERLTEYVSSPIVTVQVKEVNSYFIYVLGEVVKPGKYPLKSYANVMQGIALAGGFAPFASKNKIKVLRNVSTGSEGHEERRQIEIPVRYDDVLKGTAVPGNFVLLSGDVIVVP; translated from the coding sequence GTGCGCACTTTATTCAACTGGATTCTCGTCGCCACCGCAGTATGTGGAGTGGTGGGATGCACCGAAAAGAGGGTGGATTACAAAGTCCATTTGCCGGAGCCGTCAGAGTTTTTCCTCGGGCCGGAGGATGTGCTGAAAGTGACGGTGTGGAAGAGCCCAGACCTATCGGGTGAGGTGACGATTCGTCCGGACGGCACGATCACCATGCCGCTTATCGGGGATGTGCCGGCAGCTGGTCTTACTGCCAATGTGTTGGCGAAGCGCATCGGGGAGCGGCTTACGGAATACGTATCGTCGCCAATCGTTACGGTTCAAGTAAAGGAGGTCAACAGCTATTTCATCTACGTGTTGGGGGAAGTCGTAAAGCCTGGGAAGTATCCGCTCAAGTCCTATGCCAACGTGATGCAGGGCATTGCACTGGCTGGCGGCTTCGCACCTTTTGCGAGCAAGAACAAGATCAAGGTGTTGCGCAACGTGAGTACTGGTTCCGAAGGCCATGAAGAGAGACGCCAGATCGAAATTCCGGTGCGCTATGATGATGTTCTAAAGGGCACCGCCGTGCCGGGAAATTTTGTTCTACTGAGCGGCGATGTCATCGTGGTGCCGTAG
- a CDS encoding response regulator transcription factor, which produces MSDTDTPTLTIAILSSQCLVWLGLQKILESSATIPMTVHPHQKLDQFHTENRPDVFILDLETERNVLDIINRIRESTPTSKIVLLCGMEDQERTRAAFASGVDGIILKVQPPGVVLAVIEALYATTKPQPSVERKGTMKMGLRLSFTKHVESVPPPSAWPEVLTEREREIIRLVGQGLSNKDIAYNLSISDSTVRHHMTSIFDKVGVPNRQKLLIHAHHCQSTPV; this is translated from the coding sequence ATGTCCGACACCGATACGCCCACGCTCACAATCGCAATTCTTAGTAGTCAGTGCCTCGTGTGGTTGGGCTTACAGAAAATTCTCGAAAGCAGCGCCACTATCCCGATGACTGTGCACCCACACCAGAAACTTGATCAGTTCCACACCGAGAACAGACCAGACGTGTTCATCCTGGACCTGGAGACCGAGCGCAACGTCCTCGACATCATCAACCGGATACGGGAGTCCACCCCGACCAGCAAGATCGTGTTGTTGTGCGGCATGGAGGACCAAGAACGCACGCGGGCAGCGTTTGCTTCCGGCGTCGATGGCATTATCCTCAAGGTTCAACCACCTGGAGTCGTGCTCGCTGTGATTGAAGCGCTGTATGCCACCACGAAGCCTCAGCCATCCGTGGAACGGAAGGGCACGATGAAAATGGGTCTCAGGCTCTCCTTCACAAAGCATGTGGAATCCGTCCCACCGCCATCTGCCTGGCCCGAGGTCTTGACCGAGCGAGAACGCGAGATTATCCGATTGGTGGGGCAGGGACTCTCGAACAAAGACATCGCCTACAATTTATCGATTAGTGACAGTACGGTCCGGCACCACATGACCAGCATTTTTGACAAGGTCGGCGTGCCCAATCGACAGAAGCTCCTGATCCACGCGCATCATTGCCAATCCACTCCGGTCTAA
- a CDS encoding transcription termination/antitermination NusG family protein, with translation MTTVCEEEYAARYTQVRIPEVEQVIASKTDRQWYAVQTYSRHEKQVRDRLLAVGIEPLLPLGKEYRQWSDRKVWTTLPLFSGYCFANFALTTSLAVLQTPGVVRIVGALKPEPISAEEIAVLQQVSSINRMMEPCDYLIEGTWVEVIRGPLVGLRGQLVRRASHHGLVIRASLLQRAALIHIGTDEIVPLQ, from the coding sequence ATGACTACAGTTTGTGAAGAAGAGTACGCTGCACGGTACACACAGGTAAGGATACCGGAGGTAGAACAAGTAATAGCATCGAAGACCGATCGCCAATGGTATGCCGTTCAGACCTATTCTCGCCACGAGAAACAGGTGCGGGACCGGCTGTTGGCGGTGGGCATCGAACCCTTGCTTCCATTGGGCAAGGAATACCGTCAATGGTCCGATCGCAAAGTGTGGACGACGCTTCCGCTATTCAGCGGATATTGCTTTGCCAACTTTGCGTTAACCACTAGTCTTGCCGTTCTCCAGACACCGGGTGTCGTTCGCATTGTCGGAGCCTTGAAACCCGAACCCATTTCAGCGGAAGAAATCGCCGTTCTGCAGCAAGTGTCGTCGATCAACCGTATGATGGAACCCTGCGATTACCTGATCGAAGGTACATGGGTAGAAGTGATACGAGGTCCTCTTGTCGGTCTCCGTGGCCAACTCGTACGACGAGCCAGTCACCATGGATTGGTGATCCGCGCCTCCCTCCTGCAGCGAGCTGCGCTCATCCACATAGGAACCGACGAGATTGTGCCTCTGCAGTGA
- a CDS encoding transposase, whose amino-acid sequence MSKLRFTDDQIQRMMSELDAGQGVGEVSRRYGISRSTLYRWRAKFGHEQQPDDKDRLRSLQDEHRRLKRQFAELTLDYATLRAALIRDVRGDC is encoded by the coding sequence ATGTCCAAACTCCGCTTTACAGACGATCAAATACAACGCATGATGTCGGAACTGGATGCCGGCCAGGGGGTGGGAGAGGTCTCACGGCGGTATGGGATTTCTAGAAGCACCCTCTACCGGTGGCGTGCGAAGTTTGGGCACGAACAGCAACCGGACGATAAGGATCGGCTACGTTCCCTACAAGATGAACATCGACGGCTGAAAAGACAATTTGCCGAGCTCACACTTGACTACGCGACGCTCCGGGCAGCTTTGATCAGGGATGTGAGGGGAGACTGTTAG